A single genomic interval of Methanotorris formicicus Mc-S-70 harbors:
- a CDS encoding sulfite exporter TauE/SafE family protein translates to MYIFIFLGFLVGFLVGLTGIGGGALMTPSLIFLGVEPLIAVGTDLLYAFITKVFGSFFHNKRNGNVNFNIALKLFLGSLPAIILGTVILEAINREVLNKYVTLILAFVLILSSLISFYKGKSRNRELNKDVFILVGFLVGLVIQLTSVGAGVIVGFILLNFTNLHPKEVVGTTIFYGVFIALLGCLSHLMLGNVDYLLALYLIVGTVPGVYLGTFLNSKVPKEVLRKVIIISILVIGIVMLVKSF, encoded by the coding sequence ATGTATATATTTATATTTCTTGGATTTCTTGTGGGATTTCTTGTTGGTTTAACTGGAATTGGGGGAGGGGCTTTAATGACTCCTTCTTTAATATTTTTGGGAGTTGAACCTCTCATAGCAGTAGGGACTGATTTGTTGTATGCATTTATAACAAAGGTTTTTGGCTCATTTTTTCATAATAAAAGGAATGGAAATGTTAATTTTAATATTGCATTAAAATTATTTTTAGGAAGTTTGCCAGCAATAATTTTGGGAACAGTTATATTGGAGGCTATAAATAGGGAAGTTTTAAACAAGTATGTAACCTTAATTTTAGCATTTGTATTGATACTTTCTTCTTTGATAAGTTTTTATAAGGGAAAGAGTAGGAATAGAGAATTAAATAAAGATGTTTTTATATTAGTTGGTTTTTTAGTAGGTTTAGTAATACAACTAACTTCAGTTGGGGCGGGAGTTATTGTAGGATTTATTTTATTGAACTTTACTAACTTACATCCAAAGGAGGTTGTAGGGACAACGATATTTTATGGGGTTTTTATAGCATTACTTGGATGTTTAAGCCATTTAATGCTTGGAAATGTTGATTATTTGTTGGCATTGTATTTAATTGTTGGGACTGTTCCAGGGGTTTATTTAGGGACATTCTTAAATTCGAAAGTCCCTAAGGAAGTGTTGAGGAAGGTTATTATTATTTCAATATTAGTTATTGGGATTGTTATGTTGGTTAAAAGTTTTTAA
- the cysC gene encoding adenylyl-sulfate kinase: MSKGFTIWLTGPSGAGKTTLANALKEKFKEMGYNVEILDGDEIRNTLYPNLGFSKEAREMHNRIVIHMAKLLSRNGVIAIVSLISPYKSVREYARKEIERFIEVYVYAPLEVRIKRDPKGLYAKALKGEIKGLTGYDGVYEEPDNPEVKVDSSKMSVDEEVELIIKKAKELNYL, translated from the coding sequence ATGAGTAAGGGCTTTACTATTTGGCTTACTGGGCCGAGTGGGGCTGGGAAGACAACATTGGCAAATGCTTTGAAGGAGAAATTTAAAGAAATGGGATATAATGTTGAGATCTTAGATGGAGATGAGATAAGAAACACTTTGTATCCAAATTTGGGATTTAGTAAAGAGGCAAGGGAGATGCACAATAGGATTGTTATTCACATGGCTAAGTTGTTGTCAAGAAATGGAGTTATTGCTATAGTCTCTTTAATTTCTCCTTATAAATCTGTTAGAGAGTATGCAAGGAAAGAGATTGAGAGATTTATTGAGGTTTATGTTTATGCCCCTCTTGAGGTTAGGATTAAAAGAGACCCTAAGGGGCTTTATGCTAAAGCATTAAAGGGAGAGATTAAGGGCTTAACTGGCTATGATGGAGTTTATGAAGAGCCAGATAATCCAGAGGTTAAGGTTGATAGTTCTAAGATGAGTGTTGATGAGGAAGTTGAGTTGATAATAAAAAAGGCAAAAGAGTTAAATTACTTATAA
- a CDS encoding flippase, protein MSEITQTLQKIAKGTGIIFAGTIISMFFGFLSMTIIARHFSTEEYGVFNLALTILSIALVITTLGIPNSLPREIAFYKEKESSRVKELISTALIIVALNSLAIMMFLIFGSGFIAQVFNEERLAYALKIMAFALPFSALIGVIISTIQGFGRVREKVYFQNVVYPTVFLVLVVAGVFLRLSFTYVFFAYVVAQALTLLNLTFNIWKIKLFEFGISLNLKLGKELIRFSTPLLFTGILGFLMGWTDTLMLGYYKSSDVVGLYNSASPIAKLIPIFLTSAGFIYVPIASSLYAQGKIREMGKIYQILTKWIFLLTLPIFSVMFLFPEATISFFFGAKYVEANQALRILALSFMFHTFLGLNGWSLIIIRENNFIMLATFASVVLNIIIGIMLIPSYGMNGAAVATMISYFIQNTMVSFRLYKKTRIHPFSLNYVKPLVISFILLGIVQSLHLKVPNVWYAIPILIIFLVVYAFLVLLSRSIDKEDVELFLAIERRLGVDLGIIKRVLRRFV, encoded by the coding sequence ATGAGTGAAATTACACAAACTCTGCAGAAGATTGCTAAAGGAACAGGAATTATTTTTGCTGGAACAATAATATCAATGTTTTTCGGGTTTTTGAGTATGACAATTATTGCAAGGCATTTTTCCACTGAAGAGTATGGTGTTTTTAATTTAGCATTGACTATTTTGAGCATTGCTCTTGTAATAACCACATTAGGCATTCCAAATTCTCTTCCAAGGGAGATTGCTTTTTATAAGGAGAAGGAATCCTCGAGAGTTAAGGAGTTGATTTCAACAGCTTTGATAATTGTTGCATTGAACAGTTTGGCAATTATGATGTTTTTGATTTTTGGTTCAGGCTTTATTGCTCAAGTGTTTAATGAGGAAAGATTAGCTTACGCTCTAAAAATAATGGCTTTTGCTTTGCCGTTTTCAGCCTTAATTGGTGTGATAATCTCAACTATTCAGGGATTTGGAAGAGTTAGGGAGAAGGTATACTTTCAGAATGTAGTTTATCCTACTGTTTTTTTAGTCCTCGTTGTAGCCGGAGTTTTCCTCAGACTTTCTTTTACATATGTATTTTTTGCTTACGTTGTTGCTCAAGCCCTCACACTTTTAAATTTAACTTTTAATATCTGGAAGATTAAGCTTTTTGAGTTTGGGATTTCGTTAAATTTAAAGCTTGGGAAAGAGTTAATAAGGTTCTCAACTCCACTATTATTCACTGGTATATTGGGATTCTTAATGGGATGGACCGATACTCTAATGTTAGGCTACTATAAATCCTCTGATGTGGTGGGGCTTTACAATTCTGCTTCTCCTATTGCAAAGCTAATCCCAATCTTTTTAACTTCTGCAGGATTTATTTACGTTCCCATTGCTTCTTCCTTGTATGCTCAAGGAAAGATTAGAGAAATGGGCAAAATTTACCAAATTCTCACTAAGTGGATATTCTTGCTGACTTTGCCCATTTTTAGCGTGATGTTCCTATTTCCAGAGGCTACAATAAGTTTTTTCTTTGGAGCAAAGTATGTTGAAGCGAACCAAGCTTTAAGGATTTTAGCGTTGAGTTTTATGTTTCATACATTTCTGGGTCTAAATGGATGGAGTTTAATCATAATCAGAGAAAACAATTTTATCATGCTTGCAACGTTTGCTTCTGTAGTTTTGAATATCATCATAGGCATAATGCTAATACCATCATATGGAATGAATGGAGCAGCAGTTGCAACGATGATTTCATACTTTATTCAAAATACAATGGTCTCTTTCAGACTTTATAAAAAGACCAGAATTCATCCATTTAGCTTAAACTATGTGAAGCCTCTAGTTATTAGTTTTATTTTGTTAGGAATAGTCCAGAGTTTGCACTTGAAAGTGCCAAACGTATGGTATGCTATTCCAATCTTGATAATTTTCCTTGTGGTGTACGCATTCTTAGTTCTTTTGAGTAGGAGCATTGATAAAGAAGATGTTGAGCTGTTTTTAGCAATAGAGAGGAGATTAGGGGTTGATTTGGGAATAATAAAAAGAGTGTTGAGGAGGTTTGTTTAG